The DNA window aaagaaaatcctgaTTATATTAATAGCATcaggcttatttattttaacttaaaTTGCAAACAATCCATTTCTCATTTCTTTACAAAAGCTTCACAGGTAGGATAACCACATTTCTTCAGAGGGGCCAtacaaatgagagagagagagagagactcattCCTGAAAAAAGTGATGCTTGTTAGAGATGCACAAAGATAGACACAATCTATCCAATCGCAAACATTGTAAGTGTTAGAACACCCCTCACTGTTTTACACTGTTTTACATTACAAACAAAGGCAGGGAAACAGCAAGCAGTTAGCTTGTAACCAGGATTACTGTCCCGTTCCCTGAAGGCCAAGCTGACTGTTCTGATTACATACAACCCTGGCTACACCATCTATCTCCCAGCTTTATCTAATGATCCCTGGCAGACCCCACAGCTCATTACATGGATGCAATTAACAGTTTATCTTTTCAGGGTTTGAATTCCCCTGTTTAGAAAGTTCTATGCAAAAGCTGCACGAGATGTTGAATTATTTAGGTTTTCAACTCCAGAGTCTGCTAGTTAAGTTAAACAGTTTTAGCCTTTTAGAGGAAACTGATATTCCTGAAGAATCTTAATGAACGATAATTTGGTAGAACTCCCAAAGAGGGGCGGTTTGGACACATGGAAATGACAGCCCAGCTCCGTGGGTTGTTTGCGTGGTTTTCATGGTGCTATGACCAGAGATTTATAGACTGCTCCAGCTGTAATGTGCTCACATTTATTGATTAATGGGCTGCATTCGCAAAACCAAACTCTGTAGTGGCCTGCAATTATGCTGCATAAAAAAGATCTTTGTGTAGCAATCATAATCTTTCAGTCAGAACCCAAGTCATTGTCCATCAGTTTATACccactgttttgtgtgttttgtttatgcAACTGCTTCTGTTGCAGTTATGTGGTGCTGGTATAGGCAAAAGTATAAAACAACTAAAAAGGATTTATATAAACATGTATCCTGTACAAATATTATCCATTACCAACTTGCACAAGCAACTATTGCTCTTAAAAGATATAACTGAACGATTagacaaaaaaacattgctGGAATGCTTTTCGCTACAGTAATATTATGCAATAGGATGTGCTTCACTTTGAGGCGAATGGATTTACTCATGTGATATCCCTCAGCTGTATCCAATACTTCTGGATCAGACAGGAAGTCGAAAAGATTGACAAGAAAGGTTACCTTGATTCTGCCATCATTGCAGAGGCTTGGTACAACAGCTGGGTTTGGTGGTCTGTATTGAAGGCTCTGGCATAGGCTACATTGTCAAGGACATCACTTCCGACCAATCCATACCTACGGGAGGACAAAATGAAAATCAGTGTGCTTGTGAAAGAAGTTATcgtttttaaaagttttaagaaGTTGTACATGGTGGAATAATTACAACTGACCTCTGCACTCCTTTACCGTCATTTTAAgataatttgtaaaataaacgaCAAACATCTTTTCGAAGTTTGAGCACATGTAATTTTACTGCTATTTTGAGaaccattttaaaaatcacCACTTTGATTTtatcaaaaaatatttaaattaaattgcatttctgcTAGAgtctaaatactttttatttattttcttcaatgCTAAActtccaaaataaacacaaactatCTGTATCTAAGCAGTTTATAAGAATACATTAAGGCAAATGTAAATCTGACAGTAAGAAACTTCCAGATCTTTGGcacaacaccaaaaaaaaaaaaaaaacagtttcatgAAAAACAAGGTTTTCCTGGATCTGAAAACAATACTTATCAAATCTTTTAAGTGTGAAACCTAAACAGCAGTTACCAGGTCTGTGCTAGTCCCACTGTAATCATAAAAGAGCCACTATTTTTGTAACAATTAAATCATTCTTATCCGTGGCATTGGTTGTTTATGATGGGGAAATTGAggttttattatacatttttaggtGCTGTAGCATGAAGCCTTAAACCCAATTGATTTCCATGGCTGACGGTCTTGAAGTGATGCGAGTATTGCATTTGGATTGTGTGCAGATTGAACCGTGTCCACCTTTGAAAGACTATAAATACAGACAAACTTGCCAGTCAGAAGTACGTTATTCTAAATATTTAGGCGCTGTTACACGAAAGAGAAGCCAACcgtacatataaatataaatagtcTTTTTTACAATTAGTGGAATAAGAACAAAGCATTACAATATCGAAGGTCATCTGAGCAGGAGCTCACTAATCACTAATCCCTGTACACGGTGCAATCAGATCTGCAGTTTAGGCCGCAGCCTACCCCCCCCAAGCCCTGTAACAAGAGAGAGTCGGAGTGCTGCCAGTGTTTGGCGATGTCTGCAGGGCGTAAGGGGCCGAGGACAGGGGCGTGGGGGGGTCCCGCAGTGCACACGAACACAGCGGGAGAGGGAGCCTGGCTATGGGGCACGGGAGCACTTAAACACTTCATAACGGTATATCGTGAGAAGTGGAGAGCATGCTGTAACACACAAAAGGAAGCGTGAAATCACGCAGTATCTTTTTTTGCCCCCCCAACTTAGAAAGCCATTTCACAAATGGTAAAGTTATGTTCTTAATGGGAAATCTGTCACCTGCACTGACAGCGGGCTAGACTTCAGATCACTGAACAATGCGCTTTTCATTTAACTTGCTTCTCTCCAGATGCAAGTAGTAACAACTACTGTTGATTGCTACAGTACTGGTGAAACACTTATTCTATACACTTAAACTGTGCCTCATGAATCCAGTAACAAAAAGTCTAATAACCTTAAATATGCACACAAAGTATAAGTGCTTTTACTTACTTCTGTGCTCTGCGTGCTGAAGAATTAAGTTTAAAGTTATGCCAGACCAACATTTTTTTGATGAAAGATGAACCACTTATTCTATACAGTTAAACTGTGCCTCATATAAATccatgaacaaaatataatccTGAATTCTGAATAATATAATTCCTGAAGTCTGAATAAGGGCAGTTTTAAGGTCACAGAAGTGACATCTGACCAGGTTGTGCATTCACAGGTGCCTCTTTAAACATATGGCTGCTGTTCTTCTGTCCCACAGTCACGCAACAACTGCCCTGGACTCAGACCTCGGCTGAAGTTTTATAGCAGGCAATCAGACTTGCTAGACACTACAAAGGCACCACATGAACTTAATGCCTACATTTACTGCCAAATAAATCATTCTGATGATCGGgggagaaatacaaaaatataaaaatggaatACCATATTGTGCGAATGTGCGGTACACAACACCATTCAGTATTTTATATCTTTCACAAAACTATTAACAAAAGAGTTTGTGGGAATTTCAGGATGCTGGAATTCATTGCAAGCTTATTTTAAATCTTCAATAAATCAGCATTATACATTTGTATCACATTCATACAGAGAAGAAATCCAAATCCAAAGTTAATCATTTAACAGAACAAATTCTGCATTAAGCCAAGACTCAGTCACTTACTCAGGTTTTGGAGAGAAAGAATGAGAATTTATACTTTACAGCACAACTGAGACGAGTAATTTAGTTTTACTATGCCAGACTTGCAAATGGGAAATACCTGTGAAACAGCAGGCAGCCCATATCCTAGACTCCTTAATGCATTTTCTGGTTTCATCGAGAGAAAAACCACatcacataaaaacaaacaaaacaaaaaatttgatgtatatatataaatattaaactgCTCAATGCACAATTTAACTAGTCCTCTACATTTATGTTTTCAGCACATATAGCTTTAACAGCAGACAATACGTGATCCCAGCAACATATTCTGGATCTACACCTGGAAATCAATGCACTCGCAAAATCAGTTTCGGAACAGAAGGAATATTAACGGTTTGAGATGAACCCTTGGCTGGTGGAATGCCAGCCCACATTCTGGACACTTCCAGAAGCACAGAGGACACATGCACAGTTACAGGTCTTTTACAAAGCATAGCAGTCATTTCATGAGCCTCAAAATGATCcccatgcatttaaaatataattaggaaTTTCCTggatcaaatacaaaatgaggaGAAGTGGACAGGAAGTGGTTCTAAGTACAAATGACTGAAGAGTATTGAAGGTACAATCACCTGTTCAAGAGACTTGCATAAAGTACCAGCATTAGCTTTCAATCCTCACCTAAACTTGTGTAGCTACAGGCATGaatgaaattaatttaatgagGAGACCACAAAATGAGATTTCAATAGTTCAGCCATTTTGCCAGCTTATACAGAATTACAGAACTCCACTTGTATTACAAAAATCACAAATCCAGACATTTCGGTAGCACCACTTCTTTAGAGGTAGACCAACAATGTGAGCAGTTACATATAAATGTCCTTAGGTATAACTCAATAGGTTTTTGGGGGGTTTTATGATGaaaactgcaaataaaaaaaaatgataatctGCAAGATGGGCCTTAAAACAAAAGAGGTCCGTATTCGGATTCCATGTGACTTTCAGAAGAAACTCAAGAGCATGGCAGTGAGTTCCAGGGATTGCTGTGGGAGTGCGAATTCACCAAAGCCCCACATTAGAGGGAATTTACATGTCtgcacaacaagaacaaaatgCATCTTACAGGCCTCGAGGAAAAACCAAATCACCACAGCACACGCACAGATACAGATGCTGATAAAGAGGTCTCTGCTCTGCAGGGCACGCTCTCCCCAGCATCAGCCGGGTCTCCGTTTGAGTCTAATTCAATTACAACTAAAAGGAATGGGCGGCTCTGCTGAGGAGGTGTCTGAGAAATTCAGAGAGGAATGTCACTGGTGCAATCCTTATTGGGCAACTTCCAAACCACTACTGGATGACCACAGTTCCAGGAAAAGTTGGGAATTATTAAAGTATCTTCTTGTGTTAGCTCTCATTTCAAATGGCATTGGGGTGAAAAACTTTGTAGACTAACTGGAACCAAGTCAAGAGAACCGATTATGGGGCCAGTTTATGAGCTGTCCCATGTGAAATATGACTAATCCCCTCACTGGTGACAATGAGAGATCTTGTATTCTGGTTTGCTGTATGAATGGTCAAGTATTAATCTCAATTCTAACCAGTTAGTTATATCCATGTTGTGAATAACGAATGATACATTGGACagtgaatgaagaaaaggagcCTCTGCCAACCAAGGAAACTAAAGTAAAGTCTACATACTACAGAGATACCCATTTCAGACAACCCTCACCTTTCTGCAACAGCTAGCAGCCTCTCCGGACGGAAAGTCCCTTCCGTGTCGATGTACATGGCTTTTCCCTCTCCGCCACCTTGGTCAATTGGCAACTAAGAGATGAGGGGAAGAGAGACACAATTACTTGCATGCTTGGAATaatttttcaaagctttttttttcttccatgttTGCCTCTTTAAAAACATAAGTGACGAAAGCAAAAGATGGTCTACAGTACAAAGTTTTAATAGGGTCCCACATCTGTTGTTCgaatacacagctctggaaaacattaagagaccactacagatttttcttaaatcagcatctctacatgtatggcagccattccattccattcatatttttatttggaatttgagagaaatgttgtcagtagtttatagaataaaacacaaatgttcattttacccaaacacatacctataaatagtaaaactgatcattttgcattgggctcttaattttttctagagctgtataattgtgtttgtgtgtgaaggCCAGTGatttttcttgttgttcttgttactTTACAGTCAATAGGATGGACAGAATGACTCACAGGTTTAACATGAATGATGATATTTTTTCCACCAGCCAATATCTTATGAAAGTGTAATTTATCTTATTAATTTACCTGACAAGTTACTGCTAGAGTGTGGCAAAGCTGTGTCTTTCCTGTTCGAAATTCCCCAAACATCTCTGTGATGGAGCCAGTTTCTATTCCCCCTTAAAGTAAGAAAGAAACTCAGATTAAAAGAATAGCTAATGACAAAAAGGCCATAATGTACTTTACTTTTGGCAGAATGAACCAATATTCATAATCATTGTGATCACATAggttacaacatttaatgtgttTATCTGAAATTGCAATAATTCAATTTTTGAATATTTTGAGAGCCTTGGCAAAAGTCAAGGTATTGCTGGTTATATTCTCCAGATCCTCCAGCCAAATAGATGCCCCCTTCTTAAAGGTGGCTTTCAGGTGGGTGCGACTCTCACAGAATACAACTATCCACAAAGACTATTATAGCACCACTCACCACTGAGGTGAGGGTGAGCAAAGAACGAACCAGAGTGACGGAAAATCTCCAAAACCCTGAAGagcacttatttttttattaagcaTTCCTCTCCCTACTAGTCACTGATTTGCAGATCCTTTCAAATGTTATATTTGCACAGTTAAATGCTCTGCAAATGGGACCTTTACAGCCACAAACAAACCTTACTTGCTTAGTGAAGACAATATTTAAAAGTGGGTTATATATTTAGTGTGTCTTCAAGGCAATGAACAACTAATTGGCACATAATTCATTTTGGTACACAAAATGCAGTGGCTTTCTTGGAAGAACTAATTACATACAGTTTAAATTGGCATTAGCTTTCACCTTGTAGCAGTTTGTCGAGCTCTTTGGACCCCGTGGATATCTGGATAATTTCGGCTCTTCGCTGATGAAATTCTGTAGCTGTAGTAAATCCCATTGGCACCTGCTTTGCAGCTTCTGCCTGTGGTCACAAAAATGGTGAGAAACTTGGTGTAAAACAATCAGCCAAGGACAATATTTGGATTATGGAAACTGCACAGCTTTTGACTTCCGATTCTCTTGGCACACATATGCcaggaagaccatggaaaacattcaaaataatgtacTAATGCAGAATCAAATAGATATACATTCCACTTCATGTTCCCTAAAGTCAATGTTAATCCAAGTATAAACAATTGCAAATATGGAGGAACTAAAGTTCTATAAAGTATGTCAATTAGTGTATGTACACAGATTGCCTAAATGATAATTGGCTGGGTAGTCTCTTTAAACAAGTCCAATGTTGTCCACTCTGAACTAATGTAGCTTTCACACAAGAATAGACATGGACGGTGTGGAAGGATGTGTAATGATGGTTTACCAGCAGTTTTTCAGCTTTAGCTTCGCTGATTCCTTTAATGTTCAGCAACTCTTTCTTGGGCGCGTAGGCAACTGCCTCCACCGTGTGGAAACCCGCATCCTCCAACTTCTTTATATCACCCGCACTGATGCCACATTGCTGCATCAAGAAAGAAAGCATTAACTAcagtaaatcccaggatacaccgatgaagaagtaacatgtttattatataaaataaatagaggTTAACCAGAGTCCTTCTCTCACAAATGAAGAAAAGAATTAGGGATGTGAGCTGGCTAGGCTTTGCACTTCACCAAAACCTCCATAAAGAACCCAGTTATAACCTTATTGTTTAGCATGGCTGGAAGACTGACAGATGATGTTTTCAGGACAAAATGtctgatgtttttgttgtttttaccaAAGACATCTGCAACATGCAGGATGTCATTTTGTCTTGCATGCTTATTCATACACTGGAGATAAAACCTACATTTCTGCCATGACGTAAAAGCACGTTGATCCCGATATGAACTAATTTCAGCACTAAAATATCAAGGGCTGATTTAGactgcttgtttttttaaatcatggtgGTGGGCTGGGAGTTATACAAGGTTACAGTATTCAGTCAAATCCAGTTGTACAAGTTCAGGTTACCCCATGCATACTAATACTGTCATTGATTAAGTATTCAAAAGACAACAACTGTATACAATTTAAGAAACAATTAACCTTGAGGCAGAGGCAGGGTAACATGACGTATGTAGTATTCTGAGTTTGTCATGAAGCTATTGACTAAAATGCTTTAGCAACCTCAAAATTAAAGCAGCTCACAGAAAGgggtaaatacaaacaaatgcttgctttataaacaaaactgaattaaCACATATGAAACACTAATTTAAGTCAATTATCCCACTACACTACAAACAAAGCAATGGGCGGTCATTGCACCAGACATACAGTAAGCAAGGAAGGAAAACATTTAAACGTGCCTTATAAAAAGATGAACCCCTAAAGAAGTATTTAATACTACAATCACACAACCAGCTACACAGCTAATCAATATAAGGATACCTCCAGTCTGCTTAAGGGCTGCGGCCCGAAGTTCTCCTCCTCCACTTCTGCCTCCACTGTGACGTCACTCCTCATTGCCATTTTGGTGGATGGATCTGCATGTCAAAACAAAGTTAATTCAGGCTCTCCTATAC is part of the Amia ocellicauda isolate fAmiCal2 chromosome 21, fAmiCal2.hap1, whole genome shotgun sequence genome and encodes:
- the rad51 gene encoding DNA repair protein RAD51 homolog 1, producing the protein MAMRSDVTVEAEVEEENFGPQPLSRLEQCGISAGDIKKLEDAGFHTVEAVAYAPKKELLNIKGISEAKAEKLLAEAAKQVPMGFTTATEFHQRRAEIIQISTGSKELDKLLQGGIETGSITEMFGEFRTGKTQLCHTLAVTCQLPIDQGGGEGKAMYIDTEGTFRPERLLAVAERYGLVGSDVLDNVAYARAFNTDHQTQLLYQASAMMAESRYALLIVDSATALYRTDYSGRGELSARQGHLGRFLRMLLRLADEFGVAVVISNQVVAQVDGAAMFSADPKKPIGGNIIAHASTTRLYLRKGRGETRICKIYDSPCLPEAEAMFAINADGVGDAKD